In the Armatimonadota bacterium genome, one interval contains:
- a CDS encoding TIM barrel protein, translated as MRISTQLYTVRNELANDVLGTLKQIASYGIEYVELGGLNRESVKDWKGYLDETGLKVSGAHYGLAEFETPDELFEVMNALDCKTIIMPWISSEHFASLDSLKAFTEPLIDAGTKCHEAGFDYLYHNHDFEIREIDGKAGLEHLMDIIPPHIMNFEVDVAWVRVGGKNEVEFINAHADRVKMLHLKDVDPSRTPQWTVAGDGLVDMDGCLEFAVKNGISFGAIELDESPGSPLDAVRASFEFFESKGFK; from the coding sequence ATGCGAATATCGACCCAGCTTTACACGGTCCGCAACGAGCTTGCGAACGACGTCCTCGGCACTCTGAAGCAGATTGCCTCTTACGGTATCGAGTACGTCGAGCTGGGCGGTTTGAACCGCGAGTCGGTGAAGGACTGGAAGGGCTATCTCGACGAGACCGGGCTGAAGGTGAGCGGCGCGCACTATGGCCTGGCTGAGTTTGAGACGCCAGACGAGCTGTTCGAGGTGATGAACGCGCTGGACTGCAAGACGATCATCATGCCGTGGATTTCGTCGGAGCACTTTGCTTCGTTGGATAGCCTGAAGGCGTTCACCGAGCCGCTGATCGACGCGGGTACGAAGTGTCACGAAGCTGGTTTTGACTACCTGTACCATAACCACGATTTCGAGATTCGAGAGATTGATGGGAAGGCGGGGCTGGAGCACCTGATGGACATCATTCCGCCGCACATCATGAACTTCGAAGTCGACGTGGCGTGGGTGCGCGTGGGCGGCAAGAACGAGGTTGAGTTCATCAATGCGCATGCGGATCGGGTGAAGATGCTGCACTTGAAGGATGTCGATCCTTCGCGGACGCCTCAGTGGACGGTCGCGGGCGACGGATTGGTCGATATGGACGGGTGCTTGGAGTTTGCGGTTAAGAACGGCATCTCGTTTGGGGCGATCGAGTTGGACGAGAGTCCAGGGTCGCCGTTGGATGCAGTACGGGCGAGCTTCGAGTTCTTTGAGTCGAAGGGGTTTAAGTAG
- a CDS encoding VOC family protein, translated as MSSKIIPLLSVRRGAEALEFYERAFGAEEKLVLNEGGSVFAMLTIGDAEFWMSDESPEHENFSPESVGGSTARMILVVGDVDAAHERAVSAGALEISPVGEANGWRSSRVKDPFGHHWEIGREL; from the coding sequence ATGAGTTCGAAGATCATTCCTCTGTTGTCGGTTCGGCGTGGGGCCGAGGCGCTCGAGTTTTACGAGCGGGCTTTTGGGGCGGAGGAGAAGCTGGTTTTGAATGAAGGTGGGTCGGTGTTTGCGATGCTGACCATCGGTGACGCTGAGTTTTGGATGAGTGACGAGTCGCCAGAGCATGAGAATTTCAGTCCTGAGTCGGTGGGTGGTTCGACGGCGCGGATGATTTTGGTGGTGGGGGATGTCGATGCGGCACATGAGCGAGCGGTGTCGGCGGGGGCTTTGGAGATATCTCCGGTGGGTGAGGCGAACGGTTGGCGGTCGTCTCGGGTGAAGGATCCGTTCGGGCATCATTGGGAGATTGGGCGAGAGTTGTGA
- a CDS encoding MerR family transcriptional regulator codes for MYDDVVMIRIGDFARLTGVSIVTLRHYDDEGILQPVFVREETGYRYYSVEQMADVRRILGLRQLGFSLEEIRDLLANRSDPREFADGLRAKRQEAKERLDAEIERLIRIDLELMTLDQGDEVSAPEIEAKTAPSMRLAISRIVIPTNDQAGDILGRAYGELADQIMRGSGQIVGPAMALWHTSPEDLTNEVVDVAFPVANLPAESPIATIEHPERSVASAMFAGPLRVGLRRSHVALSEWLAANHQLLDGPYIEIYHDCQNPDQAVAEVQYPFTAEERKP; via the coding sequence ATGTACGATGACGTCGTCATGATTCGAATTGGCGATTTCGCGAGGTTGACCGGCGTATCCATCGTGACTTTGCGTCACTACGATGATGAAGGCATTCTGCAGCCGGTCTTCGTTCGCGAAGAAACCGGTTACCGCTACTATTCGGTGGAGCAGATGGCAGACGTGCGACGGATTCTCGGGCTGAGGCAGCTCGGATTCTCCCTGGAGGAGATTCGCGACTTACTGGCCAATCGATCCGACCCGCGTGAGTTCGCCGACGGCTTACGGGCCAAGCGACAAGAGGCGAAGGAGCGGCTAGACGCAGAGATCGAACGCCTGATTCGCATCGACCTGGAGCTGATGACTCTCGACCAGGGAGATGAGGTTTCGGCGCCGGAAATCGAGGCGAAGACCGCGCCGAGCATGCGCTTGGCAATTTCGCGGATTGTGATTCCGACTAACGACCAAGCAGGCGATATTCTGGGTCGCGCGTATGGCGAGCTTGCCGACCAAATCATGCGGGGAAGCGGGCAGATCGTCGGCCCCGCGATGGCGCTTTGGCACACCTCGCCCGAGGACCTTACGAACGAAGTCGTCGACGTCGCCTTTCCCGTCGCAAACCTTCCTGCCGAGTCGCCGATCGCAACGATCGAGCATCCTGAGCGCAGCGTCGCATCGGCAATGTTCGCAGGGCCGTTGCGCGTTGGTCTACGCCGAAGCCACGTCGCCCTCTCCGAATGGCTGGCGGCCAACCACCAATTGTTGGATGGCCCTTATATTGAGATTTACCATGACTGTCAGAACCCGGATCAGGCGGTAGCCGAGGTTCAATATCCATTCACCGCCGAGGAACGAAAGCCATGA
- the acs gene encoding acetate--CoA ligase, producing MSETIDSLLQEDRVFPPSTEFAAQANANDVGIYEKAFRDPKAWWESWAEKLDWFEKWHTTVEFQAPFAKWFLGGKINACYNCVDRHANGDRANKPAIIFEGEPGDTRTLTFAELKDEVSRIANALKSLGVQKGDRVCVYMPMVPELPMTMLACARIGAPHVVIFGGFSADSIQERINDTGAKIIVTADGGWRRGNVVQLKKIADEALDMGCPTIEKVLVLERTGEKTGPVNMVAGRDVAWNDLVPQQSTDCPCEPMDAEELLFVLHTSGSTGKPKGITHTTGGYLTGTSATSKLVFDLKEDDIHFCTADCGWITGHSYIVYGPLANGATVLIYEGAPDTPDKDRFWRIIEKHRATVLYTAPTAIRTFMKWGSEYPARCDLSSLRLLGSVGEPINPEAWIWYHINIGGGRCPVVDTWWQTETGAIMITPLPGITATKPGSATHPFPGIRVKVLDEEGTGVDVAGPHAVDLAKSGFLILDYPWPSMTRGIYNDPDRFKKTYWSKFENCYFAGDGIKLDDEGYLWLLGRVDDIMLVAGHNISTMEVESALVDHPAVAEAAVIGKTHDVKGQAIAAFVILRSGYESSDKLVGEIKAHVAHKIGPIARPDDLFISAELPKTRSGKIMRRLLRDIAEGRALGDVTTLADPNIVASLKQKYESSEG from the coding sequence ATGTCTGAAACCATAGATTCCCTGCTCCAAGAAGACCGCGTTTTCCCCCCGTCCACCGAGTTCGCCGCCCAAGCGAACGCCAACGACGTCGGTATCTACGAGAAAGCCTTTCGCGACCCGAAGGCCTGGTGGGAAAGTTGGGCCGAGAAGCTCGACTGGTTCGAAAAATGGCACACCACCGTTGAGTTCCAAGCCCCGTTCGCCAAGTGGTTCCTCGGCGGAAAAATCAACGCCTGCTACAACTGCGTCGACCGCCACGCCAACGGCGACCGCGCCAACAAGCCCGCCATCATCTTCGAAGGCGAGCCGGGCGACACTCGAACCCTCACGTTCGCCGAACTGAAGGACGAAGTCAGCCGCATCGCCAACGCCCTTAAGTCCCTCGGCGTACAGAAAGGCGACCGCGTCTGCGTCTACATGCCGATGGTCCCCGAGCTTCCCATGACGATGCTCGCCTGCGCCCGCATCGGCGCGCCCCATGTCGTCATTTTCGGAGGCTTCAGCGCCGATTCCATCCAGGAGCGCATCAACGACACCGGAGCCAAAATCATCGTCACCGCCGACGGCGGATGGCGGCGCGGCAACGTCGTCCAGCTTAAAAAGATCGCCGACGAAGCCCTCGACATGGGTTGTCCCACCATCGAAAAAGTGCTCGTCCTGGAGCGCACGGGCGAGAAAACCGGCCCCGTCAACATGGTCGCCGGACGCGATGTCGCCTGGAACGACCTCGTACCCCAGCAGTCCACCGACTGCCCGTGCGAGCCGATGGACGCCGAAGAACTCCTCTTCGTCCTCCACACCAGCGGCTCCACCGGCAAGCCCAAAGGCATCACCCACACCACCGGCGGCTACCTGACCGGCACCTCGGCCACCTCCAAGCTCGTCTTCGACCTCAAAGAGGACGACATCCATTTCTGCACCGCCGACTGCGGCTGGATCACCGGCCACAGCTACATCGTTTACGGACCACTCGCCAACGGCGCAACCGTCCTCATCTACGAGGGCGCCCCGGACACCCCCGATAAGGATCGCTTCTGGCGCATTATCGAAAAGCACCGCGCCACCGTCCTCTACACCGCCCCGACCGCCATCCGAACCTTTATGAAGTGGGGCTCCGAGTACCCGGCCCGATGCGACCTCTCCTCGCTTCGCCTTCTCGGCTCCGTCGGCGAGCCCATCAATCCCGAAGCCTGGATTTGGTATCACATCAACATCGGCGGCGGTCGCTGTCCGGTCGTTGACACTTGGTGGCAGACCGAGACCGGCGCGATCATGATCACGCCTCTGCCTGGCATAACGGCGACCAAACCTGGCTCCGCCACTCACCCTTTCCCGGGCATTCGTGTCAAAGTCCTCGACGAAGAAGGCACCGGAGTCGATGTCGCCGGACCACACGCCGTCGACCTCGCCAAGAGCGGTTTCCTCATCCTCGATTACCCCTGGCCCTCGATGACCCGCGGCATCTACAACGACCCCGACCGGTTCAAAAAGACCTACTGGAGCAAGTTCGAGAACTGCTACTTCGCGGGCGACGGCATCAAGCTCGACGACGAAGGCTACCTATGGCTCCTTGGCCGCGTGGACGACATCATGCTCGTGGCCGGACACAATATCTCGACGATGGAGGTTGAATCCGCCCTCGTCGATCACCCCGCCGTCGCCGAGGCCGCCGTCATCGGCAAGACGCACGACGTCAAGGGTCAAGCCATCGCCGCCTTTGTCATCCTCCGCTCCGGCTACGAATCGTCGGACAAATTGGTCGGCGAGATCAAGGCGCACGTAGCCCACAAAATCGGCCCGATCGCCCGTCCCGACGACCTGTTCATCTCCGCCGAACTCCCCAAAACCCGAAGCGGAAAGATCATGCGCCGCCTCCTTCGCGACATCGCCGAAGGCCGCGCGCTGGGCGATGTCACCACCCTCGCCGATCCTAACATCGTCGCCTCTCTGAAGCAGAAATACGAATCGAGCGAAGGCTAA
- a CDS encoding tetratricopeptide repeat protein produces the protein MNSDADVTVTSAVVDDRQVLQADLARVNLLRIRGDISSSKTLCLSILKRFPESVDAHVMMGDLHAEQGELAPAAEWYALALDLDRNAPGVLVKLNRVQAALDISSQANRTRSMVLAGRRVSPWLYVAVASSVIAISSIAYIAGSKSPTEAKSSTRPTISEKIVSPQTAEKTSPPRADFADNTIKTSPVNLSSNDAGPAPTDTPTISDTKTTGTKESPVSVVEDQQLLDQISPRTKYGKHIISVIADPRSGTLILTYNVTTGEHGRYIGAVLADSALEYDNRSTAVTLRGVRNGVLSYEADVKRAKILEVEAREHKPVQELENHGWIDDVLENEFFKDKELMKAPSI, from the coding sequence ATGAATAGTGATGCCGATGTAACGGTAACCTCTGCGGTGGTGGACGATCGACAGGTCCTTCAGGCCGACCTTGCGAGGGTGAATCTGCTCCGGATTCGGGGCGATATTTCGAGTTCGAAGACGCTCTGCCTTTCGATTTTGAAGCGTTTTCCCGAAAGTGTGGACGCCCATGTGATGATGGGTGATCTGCACGCGGAGCAAGGTGAACTGGCTCCGGCGGCGGAGTGGTACGCACTGGCCCTGGACCTCGACCGGAACGCACCGGGCGTGCTGGTGAAGCTAAACCGAGTTCAGGCGGCGCTGGATATTTCGAGCCAGGCGAATCGGACGCGGTCGATGGTGTTGGCCGGACGCCGGGTTTCGCCGTGGCTGTACGTCGCGGTGGCGTCGAGTGTGATTGCGATCAGTTCGATTGCCTACATCGCAGGTTCGAAGTCGCCGACCGAGGCGAAGAGCTCGACCCGGCCGACGATCTCGGAGAAGATCGTGTCGCCGCAGACGGCAGAAAAGACCTCTCCTCCCCGAGCCGACTTTGCTGACAATACGATCAAGACTTCGCCGGTGAACCTGTCTTCCAATGACGCGGGGCCAGCTCCGACCGACACGCCGACGATTTCGGATACAAAGACGACGGGCACCAAGGAGTCGCCGGTTTCGGTGGTGGAGGATCAGCAACTGCTCGACCAGATTTCGCCGCGTACGAAGTACGGCAAGCACATCATTAGCGTCATCGCCGACCCGCGATCGGGCACTTTGATCCTGACCTACAATGTGACGACGGGCGAGCATGGCCGCTATATCGGTGCGGTTTTGGCCGACTCAGCATTGGAGTACGATAATCGCTCGACGGCGGTGACCCTGCGCGGCGTGCGCAATGGGGTGCTGTCGTACGAGGCCGATGTGAAGCGGGCGAAGATCTTGGAAGTCGAGGCGCGCGAGCACAAGCCGGTGCAGGAATTGGAGAATCACGGATGGATCGACGATGTCCTGGAAAACGAATTCTTTAAAGATAAGGAACTCATGAAGGCTCCCTCGATTTGA
- a CDS encoding carboxyltransferase domain-containing protein, translating to MRIEPLGETAFILRNLEVEPHVLARSIELAGVPGVDEIVPSMETVGLYVDPDVFDPEKLMSLKLVNPGRGRNFLVPVFFDGPDLAEIAQILQVEPEFLIKIFCDQTYTIVAIGFQPGFPYMKGLPESMLNIPRRSEPRISVSAGSVGIAAGQAGIYPQDSPGGWNLLGTTPLQIADKTTQFFPLSPCDTVKFVEIDKAERESLQNKTILDYAHNRP from the coding sequence GTGCGCATCGAGCCTCTTGGAGAAACCGCCTTCATCCTTCGTAATCTCGAGGTCGAGCCCCACGTTCTCGCTCGATCCATCGAGCTGGCTGGCGTACCTGGAGTCGACGAAATCGTTCCCTCGATGGAAACCGTCGGCCTCTATGTCGATCCCGACGTCTTCGACCCTGAAAAACTCATGTCGCTCAAGCTGGTCAATCCTGGCCGCGGCCGCAACTTCCTGGTCCCCGTCTTTTTCGATGGCCCCGATCTGGCCGAAATCGCCCAAATCCTACAAGTCGAGCCCGAATTCCTCATCAAGATCTTCTGCGACCAGACCTACACCATTGTCGCCATCGGCTTCCAACCCGGCTTCCCCTACATGAAGGGCTTGCCTGAGTCCATGCTCAATATTCCGCGCCGAAGCGAGCCCCGGATCAGCGTCTCCGCCGGGTCGGTCGGCATCGCCGCCGGCCAAGCCGGGATCTATCCGCAGGATTCGCCTGGCGGCTGGAACCTCCTTGGAACCACGCCGCTCCAAATCGCCGACAAAACCACCCAGTTCTTCCCGTTGTCCCCATGCGACACCGTGAAGTTCGTCGAAATCGACAAAGCCGAACGAGAATCGTTACAAAATAAAACCATTCTCGACTATGCCCACAATCGACCTTAA
- the uvrA gene encoding excinuclease ABC subunit A → MSQEKIVVVGARENNLKNITVEIPRNQLVVITGLSGSGKSSLAFDTIYAEGQRRYVESLSAYARQFLGQMDKPDVDHIDGLSPAISIDQKSASKNPRSTVGTVTETYDYLRILFARVGTPYCINGHGPIERQSTDQIVDIVKALPEGTKLQILGPVVRGRKGEYKKELVDIAKAGYVRVRVDGRMYEVTDDIPMDRYKQHTIEVVVDRIVVKEGLERRLTDSIEAALKMGAGLVTVSIQVPEGAELSPVVANMLARQQDYENEAEGWSDLLFSEAYACSVCGYSMPDLEPRMFSFNSPYGACPDCTGLGTKTEFDADLVAPDPSKPLRDGAILPFVYKSGEVKEWWPEMLDAVGRACGFDASLPISEIPAEGMQAVWNGLSEPIQVKMKYGKSERTFSTEWRGVLNSLRKRYDETESEWVKQDLEQYQSTKPCPSCQGRRLKPESLLVKVADHDMSQITKMSIVDAVEFFSTLAGKLTKRQLTIAERAVKEIGERLRFLLDVGLGYLTLDRNARTLSGGEAQRIRLATQIGSGLMGCLYVLDEPSIGLHQRDNRKLIDTLERLKSLGNTVLVVEHDEETMLAADYLLELGPGAGEHGGKVVAEGTVKEFLKAKTMTADYLSGRKEIEIPKARRQPRQPEKPAKAVVVLKSDKKLKKAVKK, encoded by the coding sequence ATGTCGCAAGAGAAGATCGTCGTCGTCGGCGCGCGGGAAAACAACCTCAAGAACATCACGGTCGAAATCCCTCGCAATCAGCTCGTGGTCATCACCGGACTCTCGGGGAGCGGCAAGTCGTCACTCGCGTTCGACACTATTTACGCCGAGGGCCAACGTCGCTATGTCGAATCCCTTTCCGCCTACGCCCGACAGTTCCTTGGCCAAATGGATAAGCCCGACGTTGACCATATCGACGGCCTTTCCCCCGCCATCTCTATCGACCAAAAAAGCGCGTCCAAGAACCCCCGCTCCACTGTCGGCACCGTCACCGAGACCTACGACTATCTCCGAATTCTCTTCGCCCGCGTCGGCACGCCGTACTGCATCAACGGCCACGGCCCTATCGAGCGCCAAAGCACCGACCAAATCGTCGATATCGTCAAGGCCCTCCCCGAAGGCACCAAATTGCAGATTTTGGGACCCGTTGTAAGGGGCCGTAAAGGTGAATACAAGAAAGAATTGGTCGATATCGCCAAGGCTGGCTACGTCCGCGTCCGCGTCGATGGCCGCATGTACGAAGTCACCGATGACATCCCGATGGATCGCTACAAACAGCACACCATCGAGGTCGTTGTCGACCGAATCGTGGTGAAAGAAGGGCTCGAAAGACGCCTCACAGACTCCATCGAAGCCGCTCTCAAAATGGGCGCCGGCCTCGTCACCGTCTCGATCCAAGTCCCCGAGGGCGCCGAGCTGTCGCCCGTTGTCGCCAACATGCTCGCGCGCCAGCAGGATTATGAAAACGAGGCTGAAGGCTGGTCCGACCTCCTTTTCAGCGAAGCCTACGCCTGCTCGGTGTGCGGATACTCCATGCCCGACCTTGAGCCGCGCATGTTCTCGTTCAACTCGCCCTATGGCGCTTGCCCGGACTGCACCGGCCTCGGAACCAAGACCGAGTTCGACGCCGACCTCGTCGCACCCGATCCATCAAAACCCCTCCGAGACGGCGCAATTCTTCCCTTTGTGTACAAGTCTGGCGAAGTGAAGGAATGGTGGCCGGAAATGCTCGACGCCGTCGGACGCGCGTGTGGGTTCGATGCCTCCCTCCCCATTTCTGAAATCCCCGCCGAGGGCATGCAGGCTGTTTGGAATGGCCTCAGCGAGCCCATCCAGGTCAAGATGAAGTATGGCAAGAGCGAACGCACCTTCAGCACCGAATGGCGCGGCGTCCTGAATTCCCTCCGCAAGCGCTACGACGAAACCGAAAGCGAATGGGTCAAGCAAGACCTCGAACAATACCAAAGCACCAAGCCGTGCCCGTCTTGCCAGGGTCGAAGGCTCAAACCCGAATCGCTCCTCGTCAAAGTCGCCGACCACGACATGAGCCAGATCACGAAAATGTCGATCGTCGACGCCGTCGAGTTTTTCTCGACTCTCGCGGGCAAACTCACGAAGCGACAACTGACCATCGCCGAACGCGCCGTCAAAGAAATCGGCGAGCGGCTCCGCTTCCTCCTCGACGTCGGCCTGGGCTACCTTACGCTGGATCGTAACGCCCGAACCCTCTCCGGCGGCGAAGCCCAACGTATACGCCTTGCAACCCAAATCGGTTCTGGTCTGATGGGATGCTTGTACGTTTTGGACGAACCCTCCATTGGCCTCCACCAGCGCGACAACCGCAAGCTCATCGACACCCTTGAACGCCTCAAGAGCCTCGGCAACACCGTCCTCGTCGTTGAGCACGATGAAGAAACCATGCTCGCCGCCGACTACCTGCTCGAACTCGGCCCCGGTGCCGGAGAGCATGGTGGCAAAGTCGTCGCCGAAGGGACGGTCAAAGAATTCCTCAAAGCCAAAACCATGACCGCCGATTACCTCAGCGGTCGAAAAGAAATCGAAATCCCCAAAGCCCGCCGCCAGCCCCGGCAACCCGAAAAACCGGCTAAGGCCGTTGTGGTACTCAAAAGCGATAAGAAACTGAAGAAAGCGGTTAAAAAATAG
- a CDS encoding dUTP diphosphatase produces the protein MALLVEIELLEGAVAPQYQTNGSAGMDLCCAEAFELQPMERMGVPTGIKIALPEGFEAQVRPRSGLALKHGIGMVNSPGTIDSDYRGEIRVILINLGSEVVRFEKGDRVAQLVVAPVTRVDWKPVSQLDQTDRGAGGFGSTGR, from the coding sequence ATGGCTTTGCTCGTTGAAATCGAACTTCTGGAAGGGGCGGTGGCTCCTCAATATCAGACTAACGGATCGGCGGGAATGGACCTGTGCTGTGCCGAGGCGTTCGAGTTGCAACCGATGGAGCGGATGGGGGTTCCGACGGGAATCAAGATCGCTTTGCCGGAGGGATTTGAGGCTCAGGTGAGGCCGCGAAGCGGGCTGGCGCTGAAGCATGGGATCGGGATGGTGAACTCGCCCGGGACTATCGACTCAGATTATCGCGGGGAAATACGGGTTATTCTCATCAATTTGGGCTCAGAGGTTGTACGATTTGAGAAGGGTGATCGGGTTGCGCAACTCGTTGTTGCGCCCGTTACGCGGGTGGATTGGAAGCCCGTTTCCCAGCTAGATCAGACCGACCGGGGAGCAGGCGGATTTGGCAGCACAGGAAGATAG
- a CDS encoding prolyl oligopeptidase family serine peptidase produces the protein MKAVLGLCLVCATSTVFATDIPFLSGKATPLRGGARTPVRIDPIQADFLEGKLDTSKWDDVSTTADKPFSGRAFNSGYAYFEVNSSEDKSMFLEAKGHTMVYVNGAPRVGDIYSFGYVSLPVHLHKGKNTFLFAVARGEFSGKLADAPKPISFNPGDQTTPDIVKGEKEKLWVAFIVRNATEKDLDDLNINAGGVTTKVPRVMAMSIRKVGFLVNPNKDGKYTVTLKQGRQTLDSLPLTLRIRDPHQSHKRTFVSKIDGSIQYYAVQPSTHDGAGQALFLSLHGASVEAMGQADAYEPKSWGYIVCPTNRRPYGFDWEDIGREDALEVLELAKKRYQTDPSKTYLTGHSMGGHGTYHLGVLYPDKFAAVAPCSGWVSFFSYANGATYPDTPVGNVLKRASSASDTLSMKTNFYSRPIFIMHGAADDNVPVSEARNMRKELADDPLVFWHEEPGAGHWYDTDDEPGAGCEDYAPIFDMFARTRLPQVNEVRSIDFKTPNLAVSNKDFWLTITAQDEAGSISSVKATVFPGLRKYVVTCSNVAAFKLDLSPLYGKGKITVVVNDKEVSTTEAADGEIEVDLDPKANADQTICTGFKSVFNNHITFVIPTGGSKAVQEWARNKARFDAEQLEYIGNGSVDVITDTEYFKNEKVYGERNLIVYGDEIGNGLYLMIHGSTRSGVSTQGIRFEARAMKNRVVASITASANLDCRLADRVPLFTAGASIPDYLVLENSYLRSGLSGVVTTGFQTDK, from the coding sequence GTGAAAGCCGTCCTTGGTCTTTGCCTTGTTTGTGCGACCTCAACTGTCTTCGCCACCGACATCCCATTCCTGTCCGGCAAGGCCACTCCCCTTCGTGGTGGCGCGCGAACCCCCGTCCGAATCGACCCCATCCAGGCCGACTTCCTGGAAGGCAAGCTCGACACCTCCAAGTGGGACGATGTTTCCACGACTGCTGACAAACCCTTCTCGGGCCGTGCTTTCAACTCCGGCTACGCCTATTTCGAGGTCAACTCCAGCGAAGACAAGTCGATGTTCCTTGAGGCCAAGGGCCACACGATGGTGTACGTCAACGGCGCACCCCGCGTCGGAGACATCTACTCGTTCGGCTACGTCTCGCTCCCGGTCCACCTCCACAAGGGCAAAAACACCTTCCTCTTCGCCGTCGCTCGCGGAGAGTTCTCCGGCAAACTCGCCGACGCTCCCAAACCGATTTCCTTCAACCCCGGCGACCAAACCACTCCCGACATCGTCAAGGGCGAAAAAGAAAAGCTGTGGGTCGCCTTCATCGTCCGTAACGCGACCGAAAAAGACCTCGACGACCTCAACATCAACGCGGGCGGCGTCACCACCAAGGTCCCCCGCGTCATGGCCATGTCCATTCGCAAGGTCGGCTTCCTCGTCAATCCCAATAAGGACGGAAAGTACACCGTCACCCTCAAGCAAGGCCGCCAAACCCTCGATTCCCTACCTCTCACGCTCCGCATTCGCGACCCGCACCAGAGCCACAAGCGAACCTTTGTCAGCAAGATCGACGGAAGCATCCAATATTACGCCGTCCAACCCTCCACCCACGATGGCGCGGGACAAGCCCTTTTCCTCTCCCTCCACGGCGCATCCGTCGAGGCCATGGGCCAGGCCGACGCCTACGAGCCCAAGTCGTGGGGTTACATCGTCTGCCCCACCAACCGCCGCCCGTACGGATTCGACTGGGAAGACATCGGCCGCGAAGATGCCCTCGAAGTCCTCGAACTCGCCAAGAAACGCTACCAGACCGACCCCTCCAAGACGTATCTCACCGGCCACTCGATGGGTGGCCACGGCACCTACCACCTCGGCGTCCTTTACCCCGACAAGTTCGCCGCCGTCGCCCCTTGCTCGGGTTGGGTCAGCTTCTTCTCCTACGCCAACGGCGCAACCTACCCCGACACGCCGGTCGGAAACGTGCTGAAGCGCGCTTCCTCGGCCAGCGATACGCTGTCAATGAAGACTAACTTCTACAGCCGGCCGATCTTCATCATGCACGGCGCGGCCGACGACAACGTCCCCGTCTCCGAGGCACGAAACATGCGCAAAGAGCTCGCCGACGATCCGCTCGTGTTTTGGCACGAGGAGCCAGGCGCGGGTCACTGGTATGACACCGACGACGAACCCGGCGCGGGATGCGAAGACTACGCCCCGATCTTCGACATGTTCGCCCGAACACGGTTACCACAGGTGAATGAAGTCCGCTCCATCGACTTCAAGACCCCCAACCTCGCGGTCTCGAATAAGGATTTCTGGCTGACCATCACCGCGCAAGACGAAGCCGGATCGATCTCAAGTGTCAAGGCGACCGTCTTCCCTGGCCTCCGCAAGTACGTGGTCACCTGCTCCAACGTCGCCGCCTTCAAGCTTGACCTCTCGCCCCTGTACGGCAAGGGCAAGATCACGGTCGTTGTGAACGATAAGGAAGTTTCAACCACGGAAGCCGCTGACGGGGAAATCGAAGTCGACCTCGATCCCAAGGCAAATGCCGACCAGACGATTTGCACGGGGTTCAAAAGCGTCTTCAACAACCACATCACCTTTGTGATTCCAACGGGCGGTTCCAAAGCGGTACAAGAGTGGGCTCGAAACAAGGCTCGCTTCGACGCCGAGCAGTTGGAATATATCGGCAATGGTTCGGTAGACGTCATTACTGATACTGAGTACTTCAAGAATGAAAAAGTGTACGGAGAACGGAACTTGATCGTTTATGGCGACGAGATTGGGAACGGGCTGTATTTGATGATCCATGGCTCGACGCGATCAGGTGTCAGTACACAGGGCATCCGTTTTGAAGCCCGAGCAATGAAGAATCGCGTTGTGGCCAGCATCACGGCATCAGCAAACCTCGATTGCCGACTTGCCGATAGGGTTCCACTCTTCACTGCGGGAGCTTCCATTCCAGACTATTTAGTCCTTGAAAACTCGTATCTTAGAAGTGGACTCTCAGGTGTTGTAACAACTGGCTTTCAGACCGACAAATGA